The Pristiophorus japonicus isolate sPriJap1 chromosome 2, sPriJap1.hap1, whole genome shotgun sequence DNA segment aggtcaaacaggtactgatgcattttctttaccccgaacacacacgctaatgcctctttcttaatcatgctgtaggccctcttggccttagacaagctcctggaggcataggcgacaggttgcaacttccccgcaacattagcttgttgtaatacacacccgactccgtacgacgacgtgtcacatgctagcacaagtcttttacacgggttatacaatacaagcagcttgttggagcataaaatgtttctggctttctcaaaagcaattatttgttttttttccccatacccagttctcacctttgcgcaataacacatataggggctctaaaagggtgcttaaccctggtaggaagttaccaaaatagttgaggagtctcaggaacgaccgccgctccatgatgttctgtggcctggccgCGTTCCGgctgtgttcctgatagcctctgtcttggcatctgtgggccgaatgctgtccgctgcgatctttctccccaaaatctccacttctgttgccacgaagacgcatttcgacctcttcagccgcagccctacgcgatcctatcgctggagggcctcctccaggttttgtaggtgctcggcggtgtcccgacctgtgaccaatatgtcgtcctgaaagaccaccgtgtgtggtaccgacttgagtcgtctctccatgtttctctggaagatcgctgcagccgaccaaattccaaacgggcatctgttgtagatgaacagtcccttgtgcgtgttgatgcaggtgaggcccttcgaagactcctccagctcctgcgtcatgtaggccgaagtcaggtcgagcttgatgaacgtctttcctcctgccagcgtcgcaaataggtcgtctgccttaggtagtgggtattggtcctgtagcgagaaacgattaatagttactttataattgccgcaaatcctgaccgtgctatcacttttgagtactggaacaatcgggctggcccactcactgaattccactggggagatgatgccctcgcgttgcagcctgtccagctcgatttccactctctccctcatcatgtgaggtaccgctcgcgcctctgggaccaagtggatccgcaccttcactccggaaaagtttccaatgcctggctcaaaaagggaaggaaatttgttaagaacctgggtaccggaggcctcatcgacatgtgatagcgctcggatgtcatcccagttccagcggattttgcccagccagctccttccaaacagtgtggggccattgcccgggacaatccagagtggcagtttgtgcaccgtgccctcgtaggtgaccttgaccatggtgataagctctttggtgtacgttctcagtttcgtgtggatggggctcatggctggtctgagtgccttgttgcaccacagtctctcaaacatctttttactcatgatggattggctagcgccagtgtccagttccatggctacgggcagccattcaattttacatttagcattataggtggacattttgtcgaaaatgtgtgcaccctgtgtacttcagcatctgcctcctctctctaagaCTCGAaactgctttgatccaccatggaccgatcttcctctgccacgtggtggttagcaggttttcgaggtgccccattgttccacagctcttgcaaacataccttttgaagcggcatgaataggctgaatggaagcctccacaacatcaacaagtgtgaattgccttgcattcatcctttgttggggactcggagtcatctgggtcacctaaggcctgctggcagttgcagacacgtgggttctgccttgtacatttctgcttgcaaacacagttccagttaatttatgaatattgcttgcacttgtgtgctgagagatttgtttggtgttatcactggtggacataaacgcctgtgctatcgcaatggccttactgagggtcagtgtctctacagtcaaaagttttcgtaggatggtcccatggccaatgcccagtacaaaaaagtctctgagcatttgctccaggtagccatcaaactcacattgtcctgcaagtcgccttagctcggcgatgtagctcgccacttcctgaccttcagatcgctggcaagtgtagaactgatacctcgccatcagccgcTCTCCCTCGGGTGAAGATGCTCACGAACCAGTgcgcacagctcctcatatgacttatctgtgggtttcactggagccagaagattcttcatgaggctgtaagtcagtgccccgcagactgtgaggaggacagttctcctttttgcagcgcttccttctccgtccagctcgttggctacaaagtactggtctagccgtttgacataggcatcccagtcctcaccctccgagaacttctccaggatgcccacagtttgctgcatctttgcgttggattcgtattctcgtcgccagttattgtgctcctaacacagatgaggctgcacacagggaggttaaagtaacagtgacctcagtctttaaaagacactccagagtgaggaacaggccttaggggccggcttatatacagtgctcccaagggatgctgggatcccttgggacttcaggagatgcgctccctggtggcagaacatgggagtgcatgctttacagatacacaacaaggagtaggccatatggcccctcaagcctgctccgccattcaatacgatcatggctgatctgatcatggactcagctccacttttccgcctgttccccataaccccttatcgtttaagaaactgtctatttctatcttaaatttattcaatgtcccagcttccacagctctctgaggcagcaaattctacagatttacaaccctcttagaaaataaatttctcctcatctcagttttaaatgggtggccccttattctaagatcatgccctctagttcgagtctcccccttcagtggaaacatcctctctgcatccaccttgtcaagccccctcataatcttatacatttcgataagatcacctctcattcttctgaattccaatgagtagaggcccaacctactcaacctttcctcataagtcaaccccctcatccccggaatcaacctagtgaaccttctctgaactgcctccaaaacaagtatatcctttcgtaaatatggaaaccaaaactgcactcagtattccaggtgtggcctcaccaataccttatatcacTGTAGCAAGActaacctgcttttatactccatcccctttgcaataaaggccaagagaccattggccttcctgatcacttgctgtacctgcatactatccttttgtgtttcatgcacaggtactcccaggtcccgctgtactgcagcactttgcaatctttctccatttaaataataacttgccttttgattttttctgccaaagtgcatgccctcacactttcctactttatactccatctgacaaatttttgtccactcacttagcctgtctatgtccttttgcagattttttgtgtcctcctcacacattgcttttcctcccatctttgtatcatcagcaaacttggctacgttacactcagtcccttcttgcaagttgttaatatagattgtaaatagttggggtcccagcactgctccctgcagcatcctactagttactggttgccaacccatgaatgaaccatttatcccgactctctgttttctgttagttagccaatcctctatccatgctaatatattacccccaaccccgtgaacttttatcttgtgcagtaaccttttatgtggcaccttgtcaaatgccttctggatgtccaaatacaccacatccactggttcccctttatccaccctgttggaggaaatttctgctcatctagtaatggatgtcggacaagcagtctaacaatttagagacagtggaagggtcgagagaagtgctaGTGAGGTGGAGCTGAGCGCCATCAGCGTTCACCATGTGATGTTTCTTTTCCAGCAGTTTCTGGCCCAATACGTAAACAATAGATTACTTGAAAACACAGGATTTGCTGTTGTTTTAAAGATTAAAGTGAATGAAATGATATATTATACTACGTTAATGTGAATTTTCCTATAAAATAGTTTTTACGATGCAATGTTTAGTTAACTGTTCAATATTCCCTTACTGCGATATCGCATATTAGACTGGAGGAAATTTCAGGTGTATTAGGTTATTGGGAGGCCCAGATTTGGTAATTGTGAAGTCTAAAATCAGGTGTATCCTAACAGACTATGACACACAACGGGTATGCATTAGCAGCCAAGATATTTTGCAAATATTATTTAAAGATAATCTGTGTTATGCTTTACTCAATTTCTTTGCAGAAAAGACTGGACCAAATTGCAATTGTACTACAAATGCATGCGCTGTTTTCTACAAAGGTTTCTATTACATGTACCCTTTCAACATTGAATACCATGTATTTGCTTCTGCCATGCTTTATATCATGTGGAAGAATGTCGGACGCAAGCTGGAAGACCACAGACCACACAAACTCATGTTTAAGGCACACTACAGCATATTGCCAGGTCCAGTTCTGGGAGCTGCTGTATTTGCAACCACAATAGGAATTCTTATTGTGTACAGCATACAGGTGGGGCATTCAAAAGACCATCGAAAGTCCGCTGTGGCTATGTTTTACTTGTACAGCATTGCAGTACTGAGTTTAATGTCTGCAGCAGCTACAACCGGCCTGGTTGTTTATCGAATGGACAAAAGATCAGTGGATTATTCCAAAAATCCCACTAGAAAGCTGGATGGCTACCTTCTGGTCAGCACGGCGTGTGCTTCCTGGCTCCTGTGCTGGTGCTCGATGGTTGCGGCGATTTCTGCAGAAGCCCGTCCATATTACACATGGCTGAGCTTACCATTTTCCGCATTGGTCATCATTGAGAAATACATCCAAAACATCTTCATAATCGAATCCCTTCACCGCAAACGCGATAACGGCGAAGAGGATTTAGGAAGGACCCGGGGGATCTTTGCCGTTTCGGGATGCAACGACATCCCTATGACAGCCTCGTGTTGTGGCGTTGTGAACAAGTCCTTGAAGAATCTGGATCCAGAGATGTGTGGCACAGCTGACCGCCGCATCGCTCGCGCTCCGGGACACAGCGGGTGCAGTAGCAGTGGGTGCAGTAGCAGCAGATGCAGcgagtgcagtgggtgcagtgggagcGGCCAGCCTACTCTGTCCCAACAAGCTGCTTCCTTCCCCCTGTCGAGGTTCAGGGAAAGGGACAAACTCGACAAAAATAGACTAATACTGAAGAATGTTGCTGcgtttctgttcctgtgtaatatttCGGTAAGAGAGATTTAGAAATATATTTTAAGAACCAGTTAAAAAAAATCTTTCAGCTTTCATTCATAAAATAAAGTATTCATTTTTTAAAGCAGCATTCACTacgaaatacaggttgaacctcccttatccagaaccctcgggacctggcctgttctggataagggatttttctgggcgaggggtggtcacgttaaattggatggtacaggtactgaacaaCGGGGTATCGGGGCTGGTTAGCTTGGGGCtgtgagtgcggcagagagatcatgggagggggcagtggatcgaggcgtcaggccagcgattgcgggagttggcagcgaggaaggacttcaatttattcatgtcggagttctgtgcatgcgctacccggtggccaggaatggttctggtcaAGGGGtggttaagggaggttcaacctgtattgtcaAACGATATCTCAGTTGAGGAAAAGAGTCGGAGGCTTTTAAAATAAATATTCATGGTTACGACATAATCAAGAGGAATAAGTGGAAGTTGATCATCCAAGTAGACCATTAGATCAATGGAATAGGAATTAATGGGACTTTTTTTTACACAAGACCTTTAGGGGGAAAAGAAGGAAAGTAAGAAACTACCAAACATGTAAGGGAAATAGAAGTGCAAAAAGAATAATTTGAGATGAATGTAGCTGAAGATGTTAAGGATAATATTAAAACATTCTTCAAGTACCGTAATAATAAGGAAGCCATCAGAGGAGCAGGTTAGAAGAACTGTCAGAAATAAAATGGTAGTGAAATTAAAGAAATATAATAGTTGAAATATTAAATGGTAGGTGGGTATTACCATTCCATCAAAAAACACTGAAAACTTCTATTCAAACCTGGCCCTCTGGATAATCCCAATATAAAAGTGTTCACATTCACCTGCaatatcggaaataaaaacagagaatgctggaaatctcagcaggtcaggcaggatctgtggagagaaaaacaaagggcccgagtttggtgcaaCTTAAGTCCCGCCCAAGTACCATTGaaaggactgctaagatcctgatggtactttgggtggaagttggGTGTAAAAATGTGGAAAAAACCACCTGGTGGAAAAAAATAGGCCTTGCACGCcaattctgggtggcagcgggtggcaggtcgcattctgggcggcaaatgcaatcctcgggaaAGTAACGCTGAGGAGGGGGGAACGGcaaaaataaaatgttttcaaaacaataaaaaaaaactaccagaaatccttcagagAACCCCATTGACCAAAAattcctgcaaaagaaataaagaaaagtgcACTAAccctttcttgcaggtcttcatacttaccgttcaggtaaaacctgcctccacgcggtggtctcttctgctgctggagtggaggactgtccggaccaatctggggactcagcgggcgggaggacttttgtcagcATTGTACGCCGGCGCACGCCAGCGGACCCTCCCCAGCGTTCTTCTCTTCCCGCCGGCGTGAAGACCTGACTAAACTTGTTCGGAGGGGATAATGCCCAGAATACATCAAGACCGCCGAGTTAGTCGGCGGTAAGCCGACCAAACTCAGGCCCAAAGTTaattaaaatactgcagatgctggcatctgaaataaaaacagagaatgctagaaatctcaacgggtcaggcagcatctgtggagagaaaaacaaaggcaATATCTATTATGCCTGTAGGTGGCACTGTGAAACGGGTTTCAATGTAAAAATTTATACGATGACATCTTGATACAGGTAATTACTATGCTTATAGTGAGTTTCCATATTCAGGTCATTCATCATGATCCCCTAACCTCTTTCTGCTTTGATAACTTTATTATTTATAACCGGAACAAACCAGGAGAAATCAGTGCCTGTTCAGAAATGAAGAAATCTTGCTAATATAGATAGCCAGCTCTGTTCAAAAAATAGGGGCTCGTCAAACTTTAAATATTAAAACCTCTGCACTGTTTCAAAAAATGTGCCAAATATTTTTTAATtattaaaaataaaactgggagatATGTAGGCTTTGAAATATAAGGGTCTGTTCAATGTTAGAAAAATTAGGACCTCCTCATTCATTGAAAAATTGGCGACACCCCCACTGAGGTACTTTGCCAATCATCCCACTGAGGTAGTTCCCCCCAATCCCCTGAGGAGGTACATTTCAGATCACCTTACTGAGGTATTTTCCaacgcccctctccccaccccactgaGGTTCTTTTGTTACTCCTCACCACCATTAAGGTTTCCCTGATTCTCTTACCTCTTTCAAattcctccttccccctctccctcgcttCATTCCTCTCTTAATAAAAAACAACCAATGTCGGTCTGCAAGTGGAAGATCCTGTCGAACAAATCTCCTTCACTCTTTTGAGGATGTTACagataaattaaatttaaaaaaaactcccaCACAGTTTTTACTGTAACCAAATCTTTAACAACATGTCACATGAAAGGTGTCTAATTGAATCAAAAGTAGCATTAATCTAATATAATTAATGTGAATGGATAAGTAGTTGGATTAAAAAAAAGGAAACAGTATTGGTGAGAGGTAAAGTGTCAGGCATGCTGTGGTGTTCAGTGGAATCCCACAAGGGTTTGGGTCTGGACCCTTGGAGGGcttaaatttccccaggagttgccccgttttttttggagtaagtagctttttttggagtaacgtaaaaatcgcaaatttccccatttaacttgctccaatttaagtcagtttttttttctagttttgttttttctcgccaaaagggggcgtgtccagccacttacgcctcttttgccaatgaagcaaatttggccagctaaaagttactccacacTAACTTAGTTTAGTGTATATGGCCACTTTTGTagacacagaaaaaccttacctacatttaagaaatcagcgcaggtagccagagatagggggatggggtgggggggggggtgcggggagagaggaggggggacgatgagttagaggattctaaagcattaaacaccttcacaacatcagcacaacacctTCAGcataacagctgcacaacatcatcaaaaataaatgaaagataaatcagctactgaaaatagagcagtcctaccttgccgactgcagaatgcactggctatctctcccgccagggctagggacggcagacacgcatgactgtaggggtgagggatttttactttttacagttgttcctaaatgttatgtggtcctaatggaacatgattcagttttaatgcaaaaaaccttttattggatattttacaatgcacttcagcaacaacagcaaagaaaggctgcacacatccctcacccacatctcggggaaagtgcacttcctcatagggttggtgatggtggtgggtgggggaggttgggggcccggcttgggtctcaccggtggctggtgcatggattgaagtgggagtggcatttaaaTATCCGACCttcgtgcccttattgcagcagcttgcTCCCTCATGGTatttgccatcgtttgcacaccctctgaaatccccgccctcagttcccgtctcagtgctgatatttctcccgacagtgtcgccacctcatcacgcaccccactgacggttgccacgagtgatcttgtaagggcattggtctcctcacataTGATATAATCTGATTAACATctaatgaaggctgcatctcaggagagactagtcggcttctccttcccctcgccgtgggtctgcctagtggcacccctccagtgcgaggtgcaggctgggatggtggggcactgggtgttccaacatgcatttcaccaacaccactgggacccgcaacctcggaaggtgtgaaaccatggaatgtcgccgcggagctcatggaggtttctggcagtgtgatgccctgtactatggatcagcattctcccatgaacacatttccatgggctcctccaccccccacccaccttggtctggagcgcacgcacctggatcttctggtggatcttcaggatgttcaggattatcttcttcttctgcaaaatacaacagaacagtcaaatggttagcagcacaggagggggcaggatgggtggcatgagtagtctaacgcgtagcaggccagtcagcaggttgatttgaagggcgatgatgcattttaatgactcactctcactctcgcatgtgggtccagcttgtgcagagctgattctttttctgcagatgCGACTCAgtgaggcagcaaccctctgttccagtggtgatagttggtgcagatttggcggccctcctcctgttctaagtctttcccttttgttgtgggtcaatttcttctgcaaagatgaaaatataacttttcacacatgatgcgcttctgatgggtgggacatatgcagatggtcacatttacaattgcaattccatttaaagatgaagatattatttACACTcagtacttgaccaatgtcctgccatttctttttgcactggcttccagatcttgcggtattcacccctgcggagtattcttctgcaactaggttccagcgtctcctcatttctttgggtggaacttttgtgagaccactcttactgatatccagctccagccatttgtcttcaatgacagtgactagtttctccacttcttcatggaggaaattctttgttcttgttgcacgctcttgcgtcattggtgtattggacttacattCAGGTAATATTGAAAAATCACAGTTTTCACCTTTCTTCCACGAATGCAGCATTCCTTTCCTCTCCCTCAACcaccaaaaatcactattcacaccttatctttatatatggtccattgccaatgctgctgaggcactgaagacgctctccctttaattggccgattgccaatcttcctgctccattgcgcatgcacgcacgCTGAAACGGACATGCATCCTGCTGCTGGCACTTGAGGAGACGCTGGGcccaaccccccccctccaccagctGCGCTGAGTAAACGTGGCCCAAGCTCCGATCCCCGCAGGTTTCTCTGCGCCACGCCAGgggaccacagggatccaggaatGGCCAAATTAttcaggtaagttttcggcgcattTTTTCCCCCCACGAAGTTGGCTCACCATGGCTAACTACGCTGCTCTAAGCAGCTGGGAAATTTGGGCCCGTAGTTTCCAATCTTCATGAATGACCTGGATATGGAAACCAACTATAAACTTATCAATGATCAAAATATCACCCTTGGCTCAGTTGAgccctctcatctctgagtcagaaggttgtgggttcaagtcccaatgcagagacttgaacacaaaatctaggctgacacttcagtgcagtcctCAGggtatgctgcactgttggagatgctgtctttcagatgacacgttaaactgaggccttgtctgccctctcaggtggatgtaaaagatcccaagacacaATGTCCAgggcaatatttagccctcaaccaacatcacaaaaataggTAATCTAGTCCTTAGCTCATTGCTGTTCATGAGATCTCGCAaattgactacacttgaaaagtgcattattaactgtaaagcactttgagatgtcctggggtcgtgaaaggtgctaaataactgcaacttctttctttcttccttaatATGTTTAGAACACAAAAATAAGGAGACAAGTTGAAACAAATGGTGCAACAAAAGACTTACAAAAGCTGCTCGATTGTTTATATAATTGGAGAAACAGTAACATCTAACTGTGTTAAATACAAAGTTTTACATATAGATCAAAAAGAGTTGGACATAAGCATGAAATAAATGGAATTAAATTAGCAGATTGAAATTTAGAAAAGAACGAGAGTAGTAGTAGACACATCACATTCAATGTGCAGACAATAGAACAATAGTATCAAAAAAACTGACAACATGctaaggtgacactaagctgggtggcagtgtgagctgtgaggaggatactaagaggctgcagggtgacttggactggttaggtgagtgggcaaatgcatggcagatgcagtataatgtagataagtgtgaggttatccactttggtggcaaaaacaggatggcagattattatctgaatggtgacagattagtaaaaggggaggtgcaacgagacttgggtgtcatggtacatcagtcattgaaagtaggcatacaggtacagcaggcagtaaagaaagcagatggcatgttggccttcatagggagaggatttgagtataggagcagggaggtcttgctgcagttgtacagtgccttggtaagaccacaccttgagtattgtgtgcagttttggtcccctaatctgaggaaggacattcttgctattgaggaagtgcagcgaaggttcaccagactgattcccgggttggcaggactgacatatgaagaaagactggatcgacaaggcttatattcactggaatttagaagaatgagaggggatctcatagaaggatataaaattctgatgggattggacaggttagatgcaggaagaatgt contains these protein-coding regions:
- the otop1 gene encoding proton channel OTOP1 → MDEGCRLEVLCHSKRRSSKCLAGEDHSFGRFTCSLPDTYSLKNAVTLSAQYGINVFVLGLVLTVAAAFQRAGVAEEHILAYLSTLMVMQLAWMLWYFLRRHGKRELVMDKDDHAGPRWLRGGLTLFAILSLVLDMFKIGYYIGYSSCLTAAKGVFPAVHAVHTLSQVYFLWFHAKDVIQTFQIIERFGIIHAVFTNLLLWVNGVIAESTHQLSDHKKRLAAFGFANITVEKTGPNCNCTTNACAVFYKGFYYMYPFNIEYHVFASAMLYIMWKNVGRKLEDHRPHKLMFKAHYSILPGPVLGAAVFATTIGILIVYSIQVGHSKDHRKSAVAMFYLYSIAVLSLMSAAATTGLVVYRMDKRSVDYSKNPTRKLDGYLLVSTACASWLLCWCSMVAAISAEARPYYTWLSLPFSALVIIEKYIQNIFIIESLHRKRDNGEEDLGRTRGIFAVSGCNDIPMTASCCGVVNKSLKNLDPEMCGTADRRIARAPGHSGCSSSGCSSSRCSECSGCSGSGQPTLSQQAASFPLSRFRERDKLDKNRLILKNVAAFLFLCNISFWILPAFGVRPQFDNGLEENVYGFETWILIVNLAMPFAIFYRMHASASLFEVFCAT